In Salvia miltiorrhiza cultivar Shanhuang (shh) chromosome 4, IMPLAD_Smil_shh, whole genome shotgun sequence, the DNA window GAAGGTGAATTAACGTGGCTGAAGCAGATTAAACCATATCTAACTATATCATACATATAGTTAGATATGAGCTTgtataaataatgaaaaataaatgagcttgtaaaacatatatatatgaataaaaacactcttaagtgtataaaatataaatgattttcagcccttagatcatcaagatctacggttgattcgtaactctgttggatgaattcgtggtcctgagttcgaatcccaaaggtaacaaaaaattatttttcagaATTCGTTatcatgtttgatgaattcgtaatcatgttgaataaaattcgtacattaaaaaacgtttatatttatattttaagaagtgtttttaccgtagccctcccatatatatgaTAAGTCAGGCCCAAAGGTAAATAGGCTcaaacaaatactccctccgtcccacaaattTTGAGtcatttcttttcgacacgggaattaaaaaaatagtactcccttcgtccctaaaataacttcttctttggggacggcacatattttaagaaaaaattgtaaagtgtattgatagtagtataaattatttttttaatttattaagttGGCCAGGTTATAGTTTTGGGcctatcataatttttttaattatttttacatttttgaaCTAATTTTGTGCATTATGAATATTAACATGTAAACACATCAACTTTTAGTCAATTAATGaacttgtatatatataaattttaattttgatatgccaatacatatattttcaatttattatgattttatcaCAAAACTAAAACCCTCAAATTCAAATCCATTTCAAAGTCTATCAAGTGAATTAAAATCCACGACTTTAAGAAACAAGCTaaaacaaaccaaaaaaaatgaaagtttacAAACCATTCTCTTctaatatttgaaaattttaatttcgtaATAAAGTCATAACAAATTGAAAGTTATATATTGTTATACcaaaattaaagttcatgtgcaattaattaactaaatatTTGTATATTTACGGGTCAATAACCCCAATTCATAATCAatacatcaaattaaaaattaatcttaattaagtTAACTTACCcctaaaaaaagaagaaactaAGCTAACTTTGGGCTTTAACAAAATCAGACAAACACACAGCATTAAATCGATATGGAAGTTTGCAAAATTGATCGATAAAGATGAAACTAAAAATACCACACGAAATAAGAAATTCGTCGCTATCGCGCTTTAAGCTAAGCCTCACGACTTTAAACATcttattctattaaattttaGTTCAATCACACTGCAATACAATGATTCAACATGCAAACCCACAAATTAAAATGGGTAAAACACATTTGAAAAAATCAGGTATGTCAAActaaattaaacttataaagACGTGCAAAATCACGAAATGGATAAAATCTAATACAAAATGGAATCTGAATTGAAAAACACAAAAGTAACCAAAAAAAACTAAACGAATCATCATGATTCATGACATCAACAATGTATATATCCAAGAAAACAATAGTCTTGATTTCTTGACTATATTTTCTTGGATATAAGCAAGAAagaatcaaaaaaaaaaaaaaattatacaagaaTTTTGAAGTAGCTAGTACTCATCAACGACGCTGCAGGGTGGGTGCggttggagtttttcaacatgaATGAGTAAGCAGTGTCACAAACCTTCGGCTCCCTCCATCTCGAGACAAACTTCACTGCAGCAGTTGGGATTCGGCCATGCGTGGCGGTGCTCTTCTCCTTTCTCTCTTCTCCTTAGCTTTCAACCAAAGCCATTGCTCATGGAGGTCACCGCCATAAGCCGGCGGCGGTGACTAGAGCGCTTTGATCAACTCCTCAATCGAAGGATGTGAAGAAATATATTGAAGAGTGTAAAAATacgctctaagagcttataagctcccaaaaaaatatattcatttatccaacttattttctcattatcttatgaGCAACTCTCCTTTTACAAAAAATAGTTGTGGAGTTCATCAAACTCATTTTGTCACCGCCGCCGCTTACGACGGTGACCTGCGCCAACAGTGGCTCTAGATGAGAAAGCAGGAGGAAAGGAAACCCCGGCCACCGCCACGCCTGCTGACAACACTAGAAGAACGCCCCAAACCAGCTGCAACCGTCACCCCGCTTTAATTAGACGCCGGGAGCAACCCAAGGTTGGTGATACGACGTATAACTTTTACTTGAATAATTCAAATGTTGGTGGCAACGTGTAATTTGATATAGTCCAAGAAATGTAATCGATTTTTGATATCGTTTAAACATTTAGAGCGTGTAATTTGGTCCAAGAAATGTAATCATTTCGTGCACGAATACTTTCTCGATCAGTTTTGTGAATACTTGATTACTTTCTTGATATCGTTTGATCAGTATTATTGATGAtgattagatttttttttcgttGCTTAATTGCATACGCAAATGTTGCAGCAGTTGGGAATTGGGAATTAGGGTTCAAATTACAATAATGATACTTattttgacttgccaatttttttattttgtttttcgttCAATTGAGATTGCTGCAAAATTGGTATAAACTAGtaatattttcataacttttttttttgaaaatgtattttcataacttaaaagataacattaataatttttctaacttataaatatgatagATCTCACTAATACTATAGTTGTTCAAATAAAAATGACTTTTATAGTTGTATGTGAGTCAAATCAATGACCAATATttcaattaacaacatattttatCAACGATTATTATTAGCTAGTTAAAATATCCACCAAAATATCCATATAAATTGGGGGAATAAAGTAGATgagaataaaaacaaaaaaaatattctaaaaatagtaagatgattttggcgggaaaacataatttactactatttatGTAAAtggttgagcttttatatagatatagatatagatatagatattaGATATTAACTTTGTAAATTTCAAACAACTtgttactcccttcgtccaagAAGCATCttcataatttttcattttcattcgTCCACGAAATATCTTCTTAGTCCATTTTAATTATCACCCTTataattttcacatatttagagcatccgcattggagttacatgatagcctactttatgagggggggccacatggtgtaaagatgctgcattggggttacatgatagcattagttttgatttttccatttttcatttaagtttaatttcataaatttaaattacacaatttatttcaaatttaaattgcattaattttgaaaccctaaaaattacataaaatttaataaaacaaaaacaaatcatacaaataactattccggccctagaggtccgaaacgtgcccaaacatgctccatcaaatcatattgAAAGGGGAGAATTGTGGAGTGAATGAGGAGAATTGTGgagtgaaagtgaggaagaagaaagaggaaGATAGAATatgaagagaagaaaaaaaattcgaacGGTCAAATTTGGCACGGAGACCGAGGCAGCCTaaacaattttcaaattcaaaaatcgatttttttaaggcgcgtgtaaaacacgcgcctattTTCAACCGTTtaaagggctacacgatagaacgtgtagccctcgtgcaAGTTCGGCCCGCATCGCTTACACGATAACAGACTTACACGAGTAAGCTGCTATCGTGTAGGCGTTGCCAATGCTCTTATGCACATTATGATTAATGTacccatcaatttttttaaaataacttCATTAACTATCATcaattttttctaatttatggGATCTCTTCTCCAATTACCAAATACACAACTTGTTTTTCTTAAACTCGTGTCTACTCCCCCTTAAGAAGATGTTTTGTGAAAGAAGATGAGGGAATAGTTGATAGTTTGTTGTAAGAGAAGGGAGGGTCCCATATTATTTatagtattgtgagtggagaatgcAAAGTGTGCACATTCTCGTGGGATAGGCTAATTTCAATAATACCATTTTCACGATATACTTCTATTATacaagtattatatatatatatatatatatatatatatatataaattaaacagTTAAATTTTAAATGTTGTATCATGATGTGCACGAATTCGAGACTTTTGACCTCAAACTTTAACCACTATATCGTTAGGCTAAGACACGCACAAATAACTTTACAAAAATAGCTATACCATATCTCTAAAACacattttctatatattatctTCGTTTCAATAAAATTGAATCATATTTCTTTTCAGATGGTTCCAACGAAATTAAgttgtttttattttgaaaaaacttGGAAAATTAAGAGCATAATTAAACACACTAATTCcaattaattgtatataatttttatatgtgATTACGTGGGATTGTGTATACGTGTGTGTTTGTGATCCCGTTTGACTCAGAGTAATATAAGTTGAACTTGTCGTTTGGTTGGCGTAATCAATCATGATCTTCCAACtcagagaaattaaaataaaaataaaatactttgaTCATTGACTAAAAATGAATGACGGGTTTCTCTTAGCAGTTACATGTCACTCCCAACAACTACTTACCAACAAATGACAAAATTATTTGACGATCATTAATTTGTCTTGAAATTATTTCACGGGTCTGAGCTTCTAGATAATTTTATAAgtgaactaataaaataatcattcaCTAATATGTAATGGAGTATTTGTTACTATACTATTTTACATtttaagtgctcgtttggttcaagtagaggaatagAAAGGGaatgaatcaaataaaagagtgaaatggtaacaataactattatttttattgagtgtttggttaaacaatggaaatgaattattagtaagagattctttttcttttgtttcccctctattttgaggggtaataattaaatttggtGATTGAGTTACCCTTAAGTAGAagtaatggttaactcattactcaaaccaaacaacaagtaatagattcaattaattgaatccctttccaacctctaaaaacactcgATCAAAGGTGGGCTAATTCACCACTTGCATAAAGCAATTCATGGCAAGAATAGGTCCGTTATAAACGATTATATTTAAAGAACAATTCACGATCAAACCTATTATTAATTGTGAAGGACAATTCACAACAAATAAGTTTGGTcatgaattatttaatttaaaatgcaattcacacaatcaaacatatatatatatatatatatatatatatatatatatatatatatatatattagtcatGAATTCAAAAATAGGTTAAGTCTTAAATTCATTAGTTAACGGCAAAGTGAATCGTAGTCAATAACTAGAGCAATCGCCTTACATGaccttattttttaaaattaaacaaattctaaaggtaatatttttcaaataaaaaaatgcaaaaactcTAGAGGAGGGGGATTGTAAATTGTATAGTTCTTGGAAGAAGAATtaaatgttactccctccgtctcggcCAAAACGCTACATTTACCTTTCGGCAcaggatttaaggagttgtagattaatgttttaagtatgtaataataaagtgataaagtaggagagagaaagtgataaagtaagaaagagaaggtaataaagtgataaagtaggagagagaaagtgataaagtaagaaagagaagataataaagtgataaagtaagagagagaatgtaataaagaaatacttaattaatgttaattaagtgtttaaaattccttatttttgccaaatatagaaatgtagcatctttgttgggacggcccaaaaaggaatatttaGCATCttgggtgggacggagggagtatataattaggAGTATACAAAACCGTCATTTTCCCTATCCCGACCGTTCCTAAAATATACTAACAGATAAAATATATAACTATcctaatattaatttaatcgATTTCGTAGACTTTCATCTTTAATTTTAGAACAACATGTTTATCACGGTATCAAAATAACAAAGAAGATATCGATTTTAAggaatttaaatatgaaatacGGCGTATTTGACTGAAGGGCTCTtgtttaatttagattatatttcAGAACAATATGTCACAATTTTTTGTTAAATTCGTGTTAAACtactgaaaaaaaataaaatataggtgCCGTGAATAAATAGGAGATTCAAAGAATAAAAATCTACAATTTATACGAATTAATACATGCGAGGAGCCAGGAGTGAAAGTCAACTATCTTGCTTGTTTGCGGACAAGCACAGGCGCctcacaccatatatatatttaatttattttttaaaacgaAATgtaaattcaatatatatatggcTGTTGAGATATCACGCCTTcatatattttacaaatatgCATGCATGCCTCGTTTGCACGCAATATATTATCAAATAACTTATTGTAGTATTAAGTAATGTTTCTATAGTGTGATATTTactataacaattattattattattattttaaatactaCAGATAATTTATTACTAATTCAATATAtacttttaaattttgataaaatCAGAATGATTTTGATAAACGGATACCCGACAAATAAATGCATCTATTGATTAATAAAGTTTGACCGACTTTCCCACTATATTATAAAGACACTCTTTAACTAGTATAAAGTGACAATCATTTCTTTGAACTTGTGCATTCAAATTAATACACCGACTTAGAAAACAAGTATAAAAATTTGGACTAAGTGAAAATATAGAGCGCAAAATCAACAAAATTTCCCCTCCCTCGGTAGTGGTGATATTACGTTTCATCAAATAATCAattgcaaaaatataaaatactacgATTATTAGATTATAAAACATGCTCaatacccaaaaaaaaaaaacattcaatTCTcgaataaaatttattaatgtatgaagccaaaagaaaaaaaaaaggtcaaTGTCAAAATTAAGCAGAAAATCAACACTGGCATGCCACAACATTTCAAACCTTCCACACTTTACACGATCACTAAATTCACTATATAAACTAATCCAACAGAAAAATattcctccaaaaaaaaaaaatccaattcTCTACAAATGGTGGAAACGTCCGAGCAAATCCGGCCGCTCGCCCCTGCCTCGGAGCGCCCCACCAGCAGCGACGACGAGGCCGGCGCCACCGCCgtcggcggcggccgccgcagGCGGCAGCAACTGCTCCGCTGCTGCGGCTGCTGCGGCGCGGTCGTCCTCCTCCAGGCCGTCGTGATCGTGATCCTGATCTTCACCGTGTTCAAGGTGAAGGATCCGGTGATCCGGCTGAACGGCGTGACGGTGGACCGGCTGGATCTGATCAACGGCACCGCCACGCCGCGGCCGGGCAGCAACATGTCGCTGACCGCCGACGTGTCGGTGAAGAACCCCAACTTCGCGTCGTTCCGGTACCCGGAGACGACGTCGGCGCTGTTCTACCGCGGCGCGGCGATCGGCGAGGCGCGCGGCCCCGCGGGGCGGGCGCGCGCGCGGCGCACGGCGAGGATGAACGTGACGGTGGAGGTGATCGCGGATCGGGTGCTGGCGCAGCCGGATCTCGGGTCGGATATCAACTCGGGGCTCCTGACGCTGGGCAGCTACACGGAGGTTGGCGGGAAGGTGAAGATCCTGATGGTGAAGAAGCACGTGAGGGTCACGATGAACTGCTCGTTGACGGTCAACGTCACCAGCCAGGCTATACAGGGGCAGAAGTGTAAGCGGAAGGTCAAATTCTAGTCAGAGTATATTATTTGCTGTGTGattctatattttaatttaattttgtttactatgtatatataggtacaccagaaccgatcacctacccactgtgggcaagcataacgtacccaccattgatgtgacaattttaattaggaaagatcaattgccacatcatggtgggcacattatgcttgcccacggtgggtaggtgatcggttctgatatatacacacacatgcttttttttttggttagcGAGTTAGATTGGAATGATAGAATTCCATTTATATGAAATAGGagagttttaatttgattttatcgGGTTTTCATGCATGTACGTATCTTTTTATTAAGCAAATTAATACAGCCCTTGATTTactgtttgtgagtgttatgtGCTTTttctttggtttgattgtttttttttttttggatataaCATTAATGGACTATATAAGTATCTTGAAAATTCACTAATAAGCTCAAAACTAATGGGTCTAACAAGATAATTCAAGCCCAAGCCTAGGCCCAAATCAAGAAACTGCGTATATCCTAATTTAACTGAAGATTATACTCCAAATACTCCAAATAGTAATTTTAGTAAATAAAGGATGAAACATAATAATCCAAATAGCAATCCATTATGCCAATGAGGCTAAGCTCAGATGGCAAAGTTGAGTCAcctaaaaattttaatttgtgagAGGTTCTCGTGTTCAATTTCGCCTGCGTGCGGataattttttcacttttgtgtGAGTAGTGGTTCTGTCTGTGTGCAATCAATTATTATGGTAATTTAGATGAGTTGAATTTCCTGGCATGTGGCACCATCGTaatatttgaataataaaataagagaaaatGGTAAACTAAACctttgatataatttttttgtaagaaTCAAGTAAGCccttcaagtttttttttttttaatataaataaattcttgGTGTTATAACTTTGAATATTCATGCTCTTTTTTATTGCCACACCAAATTATCGAAGAACTATATCCTTTCATGCTCTTTTTTTGAGCTAGATGGTTGCCACaacaaattattgaattttacCATGTAATTTTGAAATAAGATAGTACCCAATCCGTCCTTATAAAAAGTATCTATTTGTcaatgacacgggttttaataaaatagttgaatgtgttgtgagtggagcaAGGGTCTtactttattgtgagtggaaaatttaccaaaaatagattgtatacattttatgaggGACTGACGGAAATGACAAATTGGATCcattttatgaggacggagagagtacttgTTTAGGGATAAAAATAGTTTTTTAATGAATCACTTCAAAAATTAGAGGGAATGCTTACTTAACCAATTAACAAATGTGATAATTATAAGTATCGTGATGTGGTTTCTGATTAAGGAGCTTGCATGTTTTGGTGTCAATgcacactacaagaaaatgcggctctaacgaccgaaatttcggtcgttaaaacccaaaaatcggtcgttaatattattaacgaccgatttaacgaccgtttttttcggtcgttgtttgcatcgtcgcccgagttttaacgaccgttttttcggtcgttaaatttaacgaccgattttttatttttaacgaccgaaatttcggtcgttaaaaagagaaaaaaaaaataaaaatataaataaaaaaaattatttttttttaattaacgaccgaaattttatttttaacgaccgaaaattcggtcgttaaaaataaataaaaaaaatattttttttttcgaaaaaaaaatatatattttttttatatatactccatctctttgtatcccacaagtatttttagtgtatttctaatgtattttgaccttaattgcataccatttgacgaacttcccagtaggtcacccatcttacttgtgctctaagtcaagcacgcttaaccttggagttccTTTCGAatagtcaccagtacagaacactcgtattattgatatatatagtacctattaattcatttaaactccaattcaatataaaatatcattaaataagtctaataatttattataataaatataataatttattattatttgaaaataataattaaataattaaataataaaaataaaaaataatttgaaaataataaaaaataattaaatatttatatataatcgaaaaataattaaatagaaaattaataaaaaataattaaatttgtaaaataattaaaaataatattaaatagaaaattaataaaaaattaataaaaaataaataaataaatagaaatagaaaaataaaaataaaataataatcgaaaaataataattaaataattaattatttctatagaaaataataattaaataataatcgaaaaataataattaaatagaaaattaataaaaaataattaaatatttatatataatcgaaaaataaaaattaataaaaatataaatgaactttaaaaatttttaaaatttgaaaaataatattaacgaccgattattcggtcgttaataaataaaataaataaataaataaattaaaataaataaaaaataaataaaaaataaaaaataaataaaaataattttaacgaccgaaaaattcggtctttaaaaaaaataattaaaaaaaatatttttttttattttaaaaatatttaaaaaataaaaaaataataaaaaaaattaaaaaaataaaaaaataatattaacgaccgaataattcggtcgttaaaaaattaattttttttttcgaaaaaaaaaattatttttttaaaaaaaatattttttaataaaaaaaaaataaaaaaaatatactaacgaccgaattttcggtcgttaaaattaaaaaaataattaaaataaaaaaaaataatttttacgaccgaaaattcggtcgttaagaaaaattaaatattaaaatattaaaataataattaacgaccgaattttcggtcgttaaaaaataaaaaaattaaaaaataaaatcggtcgttaaacggtcgtaaatcggtcgttaaggccgcaaaattaacgaccgaaaatttcggtcgttaatttcggtcgttaaaggCGCAGTTTCTTGTAGTGGCAGGTTTGAATATATATCTATTGAGTAATTAATAGTAATTTATTAATTAGGGCGACTTGTGTTAGATCTTATTTCAATTACAAGTGAAAATAAATAGCTATCTATGTGTTGGCTACGGAGATAGCAAGCGCTAAACCTATATAATAGATCGATTTTATGAGCATATATAACTCCTACATTAATTGTATCATTTTGTATGCTTACTCGTAATTGACGCAAAaagttatttaaaaaaagaaaagaaaagaaaaaaagacatAGTTCTTTTTTCTACGGGAGGGAGAAAGTTGTATTTTATCAGATTGTAATAAAGTACAGGATATTCAAAATTACATTTTTATTCTAATGGCTATTCAAAATTTgtcgtgtgtgtgtgtaaatatTCTTAAAACTTTTCCAGTTTTTTATTATTGATTCGTTGCGGGATTGGTGTCGAATTATTGTTAAAACAAGCATTTGGACCTCATGCAATGAACGAGAAACGTTTTTATATATATCCATAAAATtaattgataccaactcaattattatatgtataaatataatattaaaaaattaacttaatatatttgaactgaatatttaaaaagaaaaagaaaaaggaagagttcacaataacaaaaattaatattatgaaaaggcaaaaaaaaaaggttaaaacATATTTAAAAACATTGAAAAATAGTTTTACCCAATAAAAGGATAGGAGAAGAGATAaaaatttcttaaatttaatctttaaataaataaaattttacattttaaatcaaatatttacataaaatatatcaaatttaagcttttatcgtgatctttaatttgatatgcatattaaatattttataattagtcgaatttcacataaaaaataaaaaaaaataagaagataaagaaaaaggaaataaaaatgaaaaatatagtttacaaatataccttcaattttattataactacaaaattataactcaattttgaaaataattcgaaattgatttcaaattgccTTTTTAATATAGAATAAATGTCTTGATTTTTGCTAGTAATATATCTTTAGagcttatttattatttatttaatatatttaatttggccacatagatttaaaatatccttatacaacaaataaaatctcttttatatatatatatatatatatatatatatatatatatatatatattgaggaGAAACGAGAGACCTATTTATTTATCACACGAACATGGAAAAAATCTCTTATATTTAAGTGGTACGAAGGAGGTTAGACTACTTCATTAGGAGTGTTGTTAGAAACCCAAAAACAAGCTTATCAAACTAGACCCATCCCCATCCTAAATGAATACTACTTCATTATGtgaaatttttacttttttagaCATGAGAAACTAATTAACATAAATATGATCATGTCAAGCATGAAGCATTCATAATTACTCTTCTATGCCTAAGGAATTAAATGGCGCCGCAAAAAAATTTATATCCTATATCCTATAATTACTCTCCTACTCTATCGATTATATTTCTACTGACATGATATCCAATAATACATTTTCATGTTATACTATTAAAAATCATATTActattctctaaaaaaaatatcatattacTATAGCGAATAATATActaattaaacaaattaaatactcTCTCATTCTCAATATAAGTGGCACAAAACTTTTGGACACACAAATTAaggaaaatttataaataagttAAAAGTGGTAATGACTATAATTTTTACACAGACCACTTAAAAATGAGATAGTTTAAAATAGAATACATACCACTTTTATTTGAACATAATACGTAATATTTATTAACATTATAAAACAGTAAAACACAAATACAATATGAGTAAAACTAAAAGAAAttcaccaaaaaggaaaatcggaagaaaataaagaaccaaagcaaacaattatacaCAACTCAACCAATACTATATGAGGGTGtgtttttttttgataaattaacagtatatGAGGGTGTTTATGTACTCTTCATGATCATAAGATATACGACTAATTCCAATGTTAAAATTTCACCAATCTCACGctttcaataaaatataaattaaataaaattagttttaATGATAGTACGTAGTAGAATTTATAAATAGAATTGTGCTATCTCAAAGTTTACGTTTATTTAGGAGGGTAAGATATGTTGTAAAGGTACGTGCATCTATATTTAATGTAACATAAAATAATCactaaagaaaatataaatcaaGTCAAATAAGACCAAAATAGTAATCCCTCAGTCCCATTAGGCTTGTCTAATTCattttgggcacggttattaagaaaaaaattaaactaatgtAGTAAAAGTGTATAAAGGTGTAGaccatattgtttgtagtgtaaaatcattaccaaaaatagaaacacGATAATAtcaatgggacaacccaaaaaagaaaataagacaAAATCAATGGGACATaaagagtattatttttatatactattAAACTAATACTTAAAAGTAAAGTCCTATTTACATTTATCATTTCTGGTGTTCATCAAAAGTTGAGTACTATTTTCTTTCTTAGGACATTGGTTCGTATCTTTTcattatattatatctttaCAAATACTccttaattatttacaaaaaaccactCGACCGCTCAATTTATATAATAGTGAGATATTTTCATCATTACATATAAATCACCAatcatatttttggtggacggacgaaataataataattatcatttagttatatgttttttttggataatttgGTCTTTGTATATATACAAACAAGCAACCCAACTATAGAGCCAGAAAACTCCCAGCATAAATGGAGAAACCGCCGGAGCAAGTACAGCAGCaactcgccgccgccgccgtcgacaTCGATGAAGAAAAAGCCAAAGCCGCCCTCCGCAAACGCTACCTGCTGAGATGCTGCAGCTGCGCCGGCGCGTCCCTATTTTTCCTATGCATATTCACCGTAGCCCTAGCCTTCACCGTGTTCAGAGCGAGAGCGCCGGAATTCCGGCTCAACGGCTCCACCGTCAAGCTCGACCTCATCAAC includes these proteins:
- the LOC131020760 gene encoding late embryogenesis abundant protein At1g64065-like — its product is MVETSEQIRPLAPASERPTSSDDEAGATAVGGGRRRRQQLLRCCGCCGAVVLLQAVVIVILIFTVFKVKDPVIRLNGVTVDRLDLINGTATPRPGSNMSLTADVSVKNPNFASFRYPETTSALFYRGAAIGEARGPAGRARARRTARMNVTVEVIADRVLAQPDLGSDINSGLLTLGSYTEVGGKVKILMVKKHVRVTMNCSLTVNVTSQAIQGQKCKRKVKF